A genomic stretch from Bradyrhizobium sp. 195 includes:
- a CDS encoding OmpA family protein, producing the protein MTRFDKFFGLKAMTLTAALSMTAGLAMAGDNNVSTDKILDALKPKPATRGLSVGPQTDTTAQAKEATFLNTVRNRSTRSLSTGEREQIAELAATKPKIDLEIQFDYNSADIAKASMASVQALGKALSDPALKGSTFVVAGHTDATGGEEYNQGLSERRADTIKKYLMQNYGLNGTDLVTVGYGETKLKDTANGADPINRRVQVVNMDTKTASK; encoded by the coding sequence ATGACCCGTTTTGATAAGTTCTTTGGACTGAAGGCGATGACTCTCACCGCCGCACTGTCGATGACGGCGGGCCTGGCCATGGCCGGTGACAACAACGTCTCCACCGACAAGATCCTGGATGCACTGAAGCCCAAGCCGGCCACCCGGGGCCTGTCCGTCGGTCCGCAGACCGACACGACGGCGCAGGCCAAGGAAGCGACCTTCCTGAACACCGTACGCAACCGCTCGACCCGGTCGCTTTCGACGGGCGAGCGCGAGCAGATTGCGGAACTCGCCGCGACCAAGCCGAAAATCGACCTGGAGATCCAGTTCGACTACAACTCGGCCGACATCGCCAAGGCCTCGATGGCCTCGGTGCAGGCGCTCGGCAAGGCCCTGTCCGATCCGGCGCTCAAGGGCTCGACCTTCGTGGTCGCCGGCCATACCGACGCGACCGGTGGCGAAGAGTACAATCAAGGGCTCTCCGAGCGGCGCGCCGACACCATCAAGAAGTACTTGATGCAGAACTACGGCCTGAACGGCACCGATCTCGTCACTGTCGGTTACGGCGAGACCAAGCTGAAGGACACCGCCAACGGCGCCGACCCGATCAACCGCCGCGTCCAGGTCGTGAACATGGACACCAAGACCGCGTCGAAATAA